One Phaseolus vulgaris cultivar G19833 chromosome 2, P. vulgaris v2.0, whole genome shotgun sequence DNA window includes the following coding sequences:
- the LOC137810583 gene encoding protein PTST homolog 2, chloroplastic isoform X2 → MHFHTALSPSLLSPHLTPSLLAPLHFPASTARARRFEVEPGSVLQSSWRGTCYKGLCWSCTGFLRRCKDWDGEFSSLESEILEFMQSSDKPEAFPTKEELVAAGRVDLVNAIVNEGGWLAFGWEWNGGSSEIGGLEYNSSDGIDGNATRASGVSSHSSSSQTDDSVKIEAKKNESGIAGILNRLEKQRCRSFGLDLDSISSENNEDRDEWDHRTTMDAIAADPANRRESSLSLTSSHPSGSQIKPDQHGSQLGTENSKNSLKPEMWRSWIAQRNGFPDADFEDAEIVPTETQKGGTSDISGQPDILIRREFSSELTNNEIGLHSLDGNPNLIDIKSRIQHLESELSSTLHSLRSSSDKISKQMVSVHKSSSDDLAKLSDAWEFQENEIMNAQDKLRSIQAKLAVLEGKMTLAIMDANKAVEEKQMKIGKAQKALQMLKTTCVVWPSNAAEVFLTGSFDGWSNKRKMERLSSGIFSVSLQLYPGRYEIKFIVDGEWKIDPLRPTVTSDGYENNILIVSD, encoded by the exons ATGCACTTCCACACCGCACTCTCCCCTTCGCTCCTCTCGCCTCACTTGACCCCGTCCCTCCTCGCCCCGCTCCACTTCCCCGCCTCGACTGCGCGGGCGCGCCGGTTTGAAGTCGAACCCGGTTCCGTTCTCCAATCTTCTTGGAGGGGGACCTGCTACAAGGGTTTGTGTTGGTCCTGCACTGGGTTCTTGCGGCGGTGTAAGGATTGGGACGGAGAGTTTTCCTCTCTCGAATCCGAGATTCTGGAGTTTATGCAGAGTTCCGATAAGCCCGAAGCGTTTCCCACCAAGGAAGAGTTGGTTGCTGCAGGGAGGGTGGATTTGGTTAACGCTATTGTGAACGAGGGAGGTTGGCTTGCGTTTGGGTGGGAATGGAATGGCGGGTCCAGTGAAATTGGCGGTCTTGAATATAATAGTAGCGATGGAATTGACGGTAATGCGACTAGGGCTTCTGGGGTTTCTTCACATTCCTCTTCTTCCCAAACAGATGATTCAGT AAAAATTGAAgctaaaaaaaatgaatctggCATTGCCGGTATATTGAATCGGTTGGAGAAACAAAGGTGTAGATCTTTTGGACTTGACTTAGATAGTATTTCTTCTGAAAATAATGAAGACAGAGATGAATGGGATCATAGAACCACTATGGATGca ATAGCTGCTGACCCTGCAAATAGGAGAGAATCCTCATTGAGCCTCACAAGCAGTCATCCCAGTGGTTCTCAGATCAAACCTGATCAGCATGGATCACAATTAGGTActgaaaattcaaaaaattcacTTAAGCCAGAGATGTGGAGGAGTTGGATTGCTCAGAGAAATGGTTTTCCAGATGCAGATTTTGAAG ATGCTGAAATTGTTCCCACTGAAACTCAGAAAGGAGGCACGAGTGATATTTCAGGACAACCTGATATTCTCATCAGAAGGGAGTTTTCATCTGAACTTACAAACAATGAAATAGGATTACATTCTCTTGATGGAAATCCAAATCTCATTGACATTAAATCCCGTATCCAGCATCTGGAATCCGAGCTATCATCTACACTTCACTCGTTGAGGTCTAGCTCAGATAAAATTTCAAAGCAGATGGTTAGT GTTCATAAGAGCTCTTCTGATGATCTGGCAAAGCTTTCCGATGCTTGGGAATTTCAGGAAAATGAGATCATGAATGCCCAGGACAAATTGCGTTCTATACAGGCTAAGTTGGCAGTGTTAGAAGGAAAGATGACATTAGCAATAAT GGACGCAAATAAGGCAGTCGAAGAAAAGCAGATGAAGATTGGTAAGGCTCAAAAAGCTTTGCAAATGCTGAAGACTACTTGTGTAGTTTGGCCAAGCAACGCTGCAGAAGTATTTTTAACAGGATCATTTGATGGTTGGTCCAACAAG AGAAAGATGGAGAGGTTAAGCAGTGGTATATTTTCTGTGAGCTTGCAGCTGTATCCTGGAAGATATGAG ATTAAGTTCATTGTTGATGGAGAATGGAAAATTGATCCTTTGCGTCCTACTGTTACCAGCGATGGCTATGAGAATAATATTCTTATCGTTAGTGATTGA
- the LOC137810583 gene encoding protein PTST homolog 2, chloroplastic isoform X1 — MHFHTALSPSLLSPHLTPSLLAPLHFPASTARARRFEVEPGSVLQSSWRGTCYKGLCWSCTGFLRRCKDWDGEFSSLESEILEFMQSSDKPEAFPTKEELVAAGRVDLVNAIVNEGGWLAFGWEWNGGSSEIGGLEYNSSDGIDGNATRASGVSSHSSSSQTDDSVKIEAKKNESGIAGILNRLEKQRCRSFGLDLDSISSENNEDRDEWDHRTTMDAIAADPANRRESSLSLTSSHPSGSQIKPDQHGSQLGTENSKNSLKPEMWRSWIAQRNGFPDADFEDAEIVPTETQKGGTSDISGQPDILIRREFSSELTNNEIGLHSLDGNPNLIDIKSRIQHLESELSSTLHSLRSSSDKISKQMVHKSSSDDLAKLSDAWEFQENEIMNAQDKLRSIQAKLAVLEGKMTLAIMDANKAVEEKQMKIGKAQKALQMLKTTCVVWPSNAAEVFLTGSFDGWSNKRKMERLSSGIFSVSLQLYPGRYEIKFIVDGEWKIDPLRPTVTSDGYENNILIVSD; from the exons ATGCACTTCCACACCGCACTCTCCCCTTCGCTCCTCTCGCCTCACTTGACCCCGTCCCTCCTCGCCCCGCTCCACTTCCCCGCCTCGACTGCGCGGGCGCGCCGGTTTGAAGTCGAACCCGGTTCCGTTCTCCAATCTTCTTGGAGGGGGACCTGCTACAAGGGTTTGTGTTGGTCCTGCACTGGGTTCTTGCGGCGGTGTAAGGATTGGGACGGAGAGTTTTCCTCTCTCGAATCCGAGATTCTGGAGTTTATGCAGAGTTCCGATAAGCCCGAAGCGTTTCCCACCAAGGAAGAGTTGGTTGCTGCAGGGAGGGTGGATTTGGTTAACGCTATTGTGAACGAGGGAGGTTGGCTTGCGTTTGGGTGGGAATGGAATGGCGGGTCCAGTGAAATTGGCGGTCTTGAATATAATAGTAGCGATGGAATTGACGGTAATGCGACTAGGGCTTCTGGGGTTTCTTCACATTCCTCTTCTTCCCAAACAGATGATTCAGT AAAAATTGAAgctaaaaaaaatgaatctggCATTGCCGGTATATTGAATCGGTTGGAGAAACAAAGGTGTAGATCTTTTGGACTTGACTTAGATAGTATTTCTTCTGAAAATAATGAAGACAGAGATGAATGGGATCATAGAACCACTATGGATGca ATAGCTGCTGACCCTGCAAATAGGAGAGAATCCTCATTGAGCCTCACAAGCAGTCATCCCAGTGGTTCTCAGATCAAACCTGATCAGCATGGATCACAATTAGGTActgaaaattcaaaaaattcacTTAAGCCAGAGATGTGGAGGAGTTGGATTGCTCAGAGAAATGGTTTTCCAGATGCAGATTTTGAAG ATGCTGAAATTGTTCCCACTGAAACTCAGAAAGGAGGCACGAGTGATATTTCAGGACAACCTGATATTCTCATCAGAAGGGAGTTTTCATCTGAACTTACAAACAATGAAATAGGATTACATTCTCTTGATGGAAATCCAAATCTCATTGACATTAAATCCCGTATCCAGCATCTGGAATCCGAGCTATCATCTACACTTCACTCGTTGAGGTCTAGCTCAGATAAAATTTCAAAGCAGATG GTTCATAAGAGCTCTTCTGATGATCTGGCAAAGCTTTCCGATGCTTGGGAATTTCAGGAAAATGAGATCATGAATGCCCAGGACAAATTGCGTTCTATACAGGCTAAGTTGGCAGTGTTAGAAGGAAAGATGACATTAGCAATAAT GGACGCAAATAAGGCAGTCGAAGAAAAGCAGATGAAGATTGGTAAGGCTCAAAAAGCTTTGCAAATGCTGAAGACTACTTGTGTAGTTTGGCCAAGCAACGCTGCAGAAGTATTTTTAACAGGATCATTTGATGGTTGGTCCAACAAG AGAAAGATGGAGAGGTTAAGCAGTGGTATATTTTCTGTGAGCTTGCAGCTGTATCCTGGAAGATATGAG ATTAAGTTCATTGTTGATGGAGAATGGAAAATTGATCCTTTGCGTCCTACTGTTACCAGCGATGGCTATGAGAATAATATTCTTATCGTTAGTGATTGA